In Cloacibacterium caeni, a single window of DNA contains:
- a CDS encoding IS3 family transposase (programmed frameshift) → MGKSKYSLDFKLKAIKRYHKGDIGTDDLGKRIGVCGSLVRKWIKFYELYGVSGLVRLSNTHYTKDFKLKILSVIEKENLSLKEASRRFNIPAESSILSWQRNYKKNGILGLENIPRGRPKTMSNYTRKKKKTGKPLTREEELLERIYYLEAENAILKKFRRLNSGKEKSKAIEELRQDFDLAVLLHCTSMARSSFYYYQKRFQMKDKYAEIKEMIKQIYHRHKGRLGYRRITLLLKEKGILINHKTVLRLMKILGLKSIIRVKKYKSYKGEQGKIAPNVLQRNFKSDTPNQKWATDVTEFNVSGNKLYLSPIIDLFNGEIVSFDLSERPVFSQIIRMLKKSFRKVKSTQNIILHSDQGWQYQMKHYQNLLKEKGIIQSMSRKGNCLDNAVIENFFGTIKSEMFYARKFGSIQELKMEIVKYIHYYNNDRIRLNLKGKSPVQYRTLSFENIV, encoded by the exons ATGGGGAAAAGTAAATATTCATTAGACTTTAAATTAAAAGCTATAAAGAGATATCACAAAGGGGATATTGGAACAGACGATTTAGGAAAACGCATTGGAGTTTGTGGTTCCTTGGTTCGTAAATGGATAAAATTTTATGAACTTTATGGAGTTTCAGGACTTGTTCGGCTTTCCAATACGCATTACACAAAAGATTTTAAATTAAAGATTTTATCAGTAATTGAGAAAGAGAATTTAAGTTTAAAAGAAGCGTCGAGAAGGTTTAATATTCCTGCGGAGTCCAGTATTCTTAGTTGGCAGCGTAATTACAAAAAAAATGGTATTTTAGGTTTAGAAAACATACCCAGAGGAAGACCTAAAACCATGAGTAATTACACGCGAAAAAAAAAGAAAACAGGCAAACCCTTAACAAGGGAGGAAGAACTGTTGGAGAGGATTTATTATTTAGAAGCCGAGAACGCCATTTTAAAAAAGT TTAGACGCCTTAATTCAGGAAAGGAAAAATCCAAAGCCATCGAAGAGTTAAGGCAGGACTTTGATTTAGCAGTACTACTGCATTGTACATCGATGGCAAGAAGCAGTTTTTATTACTATCAAAAACGCTTTCAAATGAAAGATAAATATGCGGAAATAAAAGAAATGATTAAGCAGATTTATCATCGTCACAAAGGAAGGTTGGGCTATAGAAGAATTACTTTGCTTTTGAAAGAAAAAGGAATTTTGATTAATCACAAAACTGTTTTACGACTTATGAAAATATTAGGTTTAAAGAGTATTATCCGAGTGAAGAAATATAAATCTTACAAGGGAGAGCAAGGGAAAATTGCGCCCAATGTTCTACAGAGGAATTTCAAATCGGACACTCCTAATCAGAAATGGGCAACCGATGTTACAGAGTTTAATGTATCGGGTAATAAACTTTATCTATCTCCAATCATCGATTTATTTAATGGTGAAATTGTCAGTTTTGACTTATCTGAAAGACCTGTGTTTAGCCAAATCATCAGAATGCTAAAGAAATCATTCAGAAAAGTAAAATCTACACAAAACATCATTCTACATTCTGATCAAGGTTGGCAATATCAAATGAAACATTACCAAAACTTGTTAAAAGAAAAAGGTATTATTCAAAGTATGTCCCGAAAAGGAAACTGTTTGGACAATGCGGTGATAGAAAACTTTTTTGGAACGATAAAATCAGAAATGTTTTATGCCAGAAAGTTTGGTTCCATTCAGGAACTTAAGATGGAAATAGTGAAGTACATTCACTATTACAACAATGATAGAATAAGACTCAATCTCAAAGGAAAGAGTCCGGTACAGTACCGAACTCTTTCCTTTGAAAATATTGTTTAA
- a CDS encoding NAD(P)H-dependent oxidoreductase, translating to MELLDKLKWRYAAKAMNGEKVSDEKLERILEAARLAPTSSGLQPFEIYVVSNQDVKNQLKEAASNQPQVADASHVLVFAAWDTYTAERINYMFDLTNEVRGFTNDGWENYRQFLLNTYVPKSAEENFVHTAKQAYIAFGAAIIAAAFEGVDATPMEGFNPEKVDEILGLREKGLRSVLLLPLGYRDTEKDWLEKLEKVRKPKDKFITEVK from the coding sequence ATGGAATTATTAGATAAATTAAAGTGGAGATACGCTGCAAAAGCGATGAACGGAGAAAAAGTAAGTGATGAAAAATTAGAAAGAATTTTAGAAGCAGCTCGTCTTGCTCCTACTTCTAGCGGTTTACAGCCTTTCGAAATTTATGTAGTGTCTAATCAAGATGTTAAAAATCAATTGAAAGAAGCAGCAAGTAATCAACCGCAAGTTGCAGATGCTTCTCATGTTTTGGTTTTTGCAGCTTGGGATACTTACACTGCAGAAAGAATCAACTATATGTTTGATTTAACGAATGAAGTAAGAGGTTTTACTAATGATGGTTGGGAAAACTACAGACAATTTTTATTGAACACTTACGTTCCTAAATCTGCGGAAGAAAACTTCGTACACACTGCAAAACAAGCGTACATTGCTTTCGGTGCTGCAATTATTGCAGCTGCTTTCGAAGGTGTAGATGCTACACCAATGGAAGGTTTCAACCCAGAAAAAGTAGACGAAATTCTTGGTTTAAGAGAAAAGGGATTAAGAAGTGTTTTACTTTTACCTCTTGGTTACAGAGACACTGAAAAGGACTGGTTAGAAAAACTTGAAAAAGTAAGAAAACCAAAAGATAAATTTATCACAGAAGTGAAATAA